A single Dreissena polymorpha isolate Duluth1 chromosome 14, UMN_Dpol_1.0, whole genome shotgun sequence DNA region contains:
- the LOC127858134 gene encoding Bardet-Biedl syndrome 7 protein homolog isoform X8: MMEISLTRVDYTQVGVTSPKCLRLLPLAGKTQKAAIADHKGVLEVFSVKKGDAQPVFKTTPGPKINRLELGGPVGGVRERIFVTSGPEVKGYTKKGKNFLTFDTNMSENLLSMYVEGSDLFCCGQFMYNHYRDCKDTNYFLSGDQVNDVICLPTQTVKSITPILACQDRVLRVLTESELLYEVEVPGPPVTLCLFASNGGDDGTEVLFGTSDGRVGLVQIGRDCPSHLWELTNEKRNGGVLCLDNFDITADGVLDLIVGRDDGLVEVYSYDDSDEPIHRHTHTCSESITSVQGGILGTAGYDEIVCSTYAGWVLGLTTEQQTKALGPTEVITSPVAVQKITGLKTDLEQLQQKVMSEREKYQQTAQSTTAISAVPSFHINDKFVLNREDASYTLSLELQMPIDNVLLQVDQPRFVLYFCRKVIQGLCCTFAGRSSKVCVVLLQEGHPTFVLYFCRKVIQGLCCTFAGRSSKVCVVLLQVGQPRFVLYFCRKVIQGLCCTFAGRSCKVCVVLLQEGHPTFVLYFCRKVIQGLCCTFAGRSSKVYVVLLQEGHPRFVLYFCRKVIQGLCCTFAGRSFKVCVVLLQVGHPRFVLYFCRKVIQGLCCTFAGRSSKVCVLLFYNFSQNIDL; this comes from the exons ATGATGGAAATAAGCCTTACACGCGTTGATTACACCCAG gTTGGTGTAACATCTCCAAAGTGTTTAAGACTTCTGCCATTAGCTGGGAAAACACAAAAG GCAGCAATAGCTGATCACAAAGGTGTTCTAGAAGTGTTTTCTGTCAAGAAAGGAGATGCACAG CCTGTATTCAAGACCACACCTGGCCCCAAAATCAACCGTCTTGAGCTTGGGGGCCCAGTGGGAGGGGTCAGGGAACGGATATTTGTGACCTCTGGACCGGAAGTGAAAGGTTACACAAAGAAGGGGAAGAACTTCCTGACCTTTGACACCAACATGTCAGAGAACCTCCTGTCAAT GTATGTTGAGGGATCAGACCTATTCTGTTGCGGGCAGTTCATGTACAACCACTATCGGGACTGCAAGGATACCAACTACTTCCTGTCTGGGGACCAGGTCAATGATGTCATCTGTTTGCCCACACAGACTGTGAAGTCCATCACCCCAATCCTGGCCTGTCAGGACAGGGTCCTCAGAGTGCTCACG GAGTCCGAGTTGCTGTACGAGGTGGAAGTCCCAGGGCCTCCTGTCACCCTGTGTCTGTTCGCCAGCAACGGAG GGGATGATGGTACAGAGGTGCTGTTTGGGACCTCTGATGGGAGAGTCGGCCTCGTACAGATTGGCAG GGACTGCCCCTCCCATTTGTGGGAACTGACCAATGAGAAGCGTAATGGAGGTGTGCTATGCTTGGACAACTTTGACATCACGGCAGATGGAGTCCTTGACCTTATTGTGGGTCGTGATGACGGGCTGGTGGAGGTGTACAGCTATGATGACTCAGACGAACCCATACACAGGCATACACAT ACTTGTTCAGAAAGCATCACATCAGTACAGGGAGGCATTCTGGGTACAGCAGGATATGACGAGATCGTCTGCTCAACTTACGCTG GCTGGGTGTTAGGCCTGACCACTGAGCAGCAAACTAAAGCCCTGGGACCAACCGAGGTGATCACGTCTCCTGTAGCCGTGCAGAAAATAACAGGCTTGAA GACTGACCTTGAGCAGCTGCAGCAGAAGGTAATGTCAGAGCGGGAAAAGTACCAGCAGACGGCACAGAGCACCACTGCCATCTCTGCGGTCCCCAGCTTCCACATCAACGACAAGTTTGTACTGAATCGCGAGGACGCCAGTTACACTCTCAGTCTGGAGCTGCAGATGCCTATCGACAATGTACTTTTGCAGGTAGATCAACCAAGGTTTGTGTTGTACTTTTGCAGGAAGGTCATCCAAGGTTTGTGTTGTACTTTTGCAGGAAGGTCATCCAAGGTATGTGTTGTACTTTTGCAGGAAGGTCATCCAACGTTTGTGTTGTACTTTTGCAGGAAGGTCATCCAAGGTTTGTGTTGTACTTTTGCAGGTAGGTCATCCAAGGTTTGTGTTGTACTTTTGCAGGTAGGTCAACCAAGGTTTGTGTTGTACTTTTGCAGGAAGGTCATCCAAGGTTTGTGTTGTACTTTTGCAGGAAGGTCATGCAAGGTATGTGTTGTACTTTTGCAGGAAGGTCATCCAACGTTTGTGTTGTACTTTTGCAGGAAG GTCATCCAAGGTTTGTGTTGTACTTTTGCAGGAAGGTCATCCAAGGTTTATGTTGTACTTTTGCAG GAAGGTCATCCAAGGTTTGTGTTGTACTTTTGCAGGAAGGTCATCCAAG GTTTGTGTTGTACTTTTGCAGGAAGGTCATTCAAGGTTTGTGTTGTACTTTTGCAGGTAGGTCATCCAAGGTTTGTGTTGTACTTTTGCAGGAAGGTCATTCAAGGTTTGTGTTGTACTTTTGCAGGTAGGTCATCCAAGGTttgtgttttacttttttataacttcagccaaaatattgatttatga
- the LOC127858134 gene encoding Bardet-Biedl syndrome 7 protein homolog isoform X46, whose product MMEISLTRVDYTQVGVTSPKCLRLLPLAGKTQKAAIADHKGVLEVFSVKKGDAQPVFKTTPGPKINRLELGGPVGGVRERIFVTSGPEVKGYTKKGKNFLTFDTNMSENLLSMYVEGSDLFCCGQFMYNHYRDCKDTNYFLSGDQVNDVICLPTQTVKSITPILACQDRVLRVLTESELLYEVEVPGPPVTLCLFASNGGDDGTEVLFGTSDGRVGLVQIGRDCPSHLWELTNEKRNGGVLCLDNFDITADGVLDLIVGRDDGLVEVYSYDDSDEPIHRHTHTCSESITSVQGGILGTAGYDEIVCSTYAGWVLGLTTEQQTKALGPTEVITSPVAVQKITGLKTDLEQLQQKVMSEREKYQQTAQSTTAISAVPSFHINDKFVLNREDASYTLSLELQMPIDNVLLQVDQPRFVLYFCRKVIQGLCCTFAGRSSKVCVVLLQEGHPTFVLYFCRKVIQGLCCTFAGRSSKVCVVLLQEGHPRFVLYFCRKVMQGMCCTFAGRSSNVCVVLLQVGHPRFVLYFCRKVIQGLCCTFAGRSFKVCVVLLQVGHPRFVLYFCRKVIQGLCCTFAGRSSKVCVLLFYNFSQNIDL is encoded by the exons ATGATGGAAATAAGCCTTACACGCGTTGATTACACCCAG gTTGGTGTAACATCTCCAAAGTGTTTAAGACTTCTGCCATTAGCTGGGAAAACACAAAAG GCAGCAATAGCTGATCACAAAGGTGTTCTAGAAGTGTTTTCTGTCAAGAAAGGAGATGCACAG CCTGTATTCAAGACCACACCTGGCCCCAAAATCAACCGTCTTGAGCTTGGGGGCCCAGTGGGAGGGGTCAGGGAACGGATATTTGTGACCTCTGGACCGGAAGTGAAAGGTTACACAAAGAAGGGGAAGAACTTCCTGACCTTTGACACCAACATGTCAGAGAACCTCCTGTCAAT GTATGTTGAGGGATCAGACCTATTCTGTTGCGGGCAGTTCATGTACAACCACTATCGGGACTGCAAGGATACCAACTACTTCCTGTCTGGGGACCAGGTCAATGATGTCATCTGTTTGCCCACACAGACTGTGAAGTCCATCACCCCAATCCTGGCCTGTCAGGACAGGGTCCTCAGAGTGCTCACG GAGTCCGAGTTGCTGTACGAGGTGGAAGTCCCAGGGCCTCCTGTCACCCTGTGTCTGTTCGCCAGCAACGGAG GGGATGATGGTACAGAGGTGCTGTTTGGGACCTCTGATGGGAGAGTCGGCCTCGTACAGATTGGCAG GGACTGCCCCTCCCATTTGTGGGAACTGACCAATGAGAAGCGTAATGGAGGTGTGCTATGCTTGGACAACTTTGACATCACGGCAGATGGAGTCCTTGACCTTATTGTGGGTCGTGATGACGGGCTGGTGGAGGTGTACAGCTATGATGACTCAGACGAACCCATACACAGGCATACACAT ACTTGTTCAGAAAGCATCACATCAGTACAGGGAGGCATTCTGGGTACAGCAGGATATGACGAGATCGTCTGCTCAACTTACGCTG GCTGGGTGTTAGGCCTGACCACTGAGCAGCAAACTAAAGCCCTGGGACCAACCGAGGTGATCACGTCTCCTGTAGCCGTGCAGAAAATAACAGGCTTGAA GACTGACCTTGAGCAGCTGCAGCAGAAGGTAATGTCAGAGCGGGAAAAGTACCAGCAGACGGCACAGAGCACCACTGCCATCTCTGCGGTCCCCAGCTTCCACATCAACGACAAGTTTGTACTGAATCGCGAGGACGCCAGTTACACTCTCAGTCTGGAGCTGCAGATGCCTATCGACAATGTACTTTTGCAGGTAGATCAACCAAGGTTTGTGTTGTACTTTTGCAGGAAGGTCATCCAAGGTTTGTGTTGTACTTTTGCAGGAAGGTCATCCAAGGTATGTGTTGTACTTTTGCAGGAAGGTCATCCAACGTTTGTGTTGTACTTTTGCAGGAAGGTCATCCAAGGTTTGTGTTGTACTTTTGCAGGTAGGTCATCCAAG GTTTGTGTTGTACTTTTGCAGGAAGGTCATCCAAGGTTTGTGTTGTACTTTTGCAGGAAGGTCATGCAAGGTATGTGTTGTACTTTTGCAGGAAGGTCATCCAAC GTTTGTGTTGTACTTTTGCAGGTAGGTCATCCAAGGTTTGTGTTGTACTTTTGCAGGAAGGTCATCCAAG GTTTGTGTTGTACTTTTGCAGGAAGGTCATTCAAGGTTTGTGTTGTACTTTTGCAGGTAGGTCATCCAAGGTTTGTGTTGTACTTTTGCAGGAAGGTCATTCAAGGTTTGTGTTGTACTTTTGCAGGTAGGTCATCCAAGGTttgtgttttacttttttataacttcagccaaaatattgatttatga
- the LOC127858134 gene encoding Bardet-Biedl syndrome 7 protein homolog isoform X42: MMEISLTRVDYTQVGVTSPKCLRLLPLAGKTQKAAIADHKGVLEVFSVKKGDAQPVFKTTPGPKINRLELGGPVGGVRERIFVTSGPEVKGYTKKGKNFLTFDTNMSENLLSMYVEGSDLFCCGQFMYNHYRDCKDTNYFLSGDQVNDVICLPTQTVKSITPILACQDRVLRVLTESELLYEVEVPGPPVTLCLFASNGGDDGTEVLFGTSDGRVGLVQIGRDCPSHLWELTNEKRNGGVLCLDNFDITADGVLDLIVGRDDGLVEVYSYDDSDEPIHRHTHTCSESITSVQGGILGTAGYDEIVCSTYAGWVLGLTTEQQTKALGPTEVITSPVAVQKITGLKTDLEQLQQKVMSEREKYQQTAQSTTAISAVPSFHINDKFVLNREDASYTLSLELQMPIDNVLLQVDQPRFVLYFCRKVIQGLCCTFAGRSSKVCVVLLQVGHPRFVLYFCRKVIQGLCCTFAGRSSKVCVVLLQEGHPRFVLYFCRKVIQGLCCNFAGRSSKVCVVLLQEGHPTFVLYFCRLVIQGLCCTFAGRSFKVCVVLLQVGHPRFVLYFCRKVIQGLCCTFAGRSSKVCVLLFYNFSQNIDL, from the exons ATGATGGAAATAAGCCTTACACGCGTTGATTACACCCAG gTTGGTGTAACATCTCCAAAGTGTTTAAGACTTCTGCCATTAGCTGGGAAAACACAAAAG GCAGCAATAGCTGATCACAAAGGTGTTCTAGAAGTGTTTTCTGTCAAGAAAGGAGATGCACAG CCTGTATTCAAGACCACACCTGGCCCCAAAATCAACCGTCTTGAGCTTGGGGGCCCAGTGGGAGGGGTCAGGGAACGGATATTTGTGACCTCTGGACCGGAAGTGAAAGGTTACACAAAGAAGGGGAAGAACTTCCTGACCTTTGACACCAACATGTCAGAGAACCTCCTGTCAAT GTATGTTGAGGGATCAGACCTATTCTGTTGCGGGCAGTTCATGTACAACCACTATCGGGACTGCAAGGATACCAACTACTTCCTGTCTGGGGACCAGGTCAATGATGTCATCTGTTTGCCCACACAGACTGTGAAGTCCATCACCCCAATCCTGGCCTGTCAGGACAGGGTCCTCAGAGTGCTCACG GAGTCCGAGTTGCTGTACGAGGTGGAAGTCCCAGGGCCTCCTGTCACCCTGTGTCTGTTCGCCAGCAACGGAG GGGATGATGGTACAGAGGTGCTGTTTGGGACCTCTGATGGGAGAGTCGGCCTCGTACAGATTGGCAG GGACTGCCCCTCCCATTTGTGGGAACTGACCAATGAGAAGCGTAATGGAGGTGTGCTATGCTTGGACAACTTTGACATCACGGCAGATGGAGTCCTTGACCTTATTGTGGGTCGTGATGACGGGCTGGTGGAGGTGTACAGCTATGATGACTCAGACGAACCCATACACAGGCATACACAT ACTTGTTCAGAAAGCATCACATCAGTACAGGGAGGCATTCTGGGTACAGCAGGATATGACGAGATCGTCTGCTCAACTTACGCTG GCTGGGTGTTAGGCCTGACCACTGAGCAGCAAACTAAAGCCCTGGGACCAACCGAGGTGATCACGTCTCCTGTAGCCGTGCAGAAAATAACAGGCTTGAA GACTGACCTTGAGCAGCTGCAGCAGAAGGTAATGTCAGAGCGGGAAAAGTACCAGCAGACGGCACAGAGCACCACTGCCATCTCTGCGGTCCCCAGCTTCCACATCAACGACAAGTTTGTACTGAATCGCGAGGACGCCAGTTACACTCTCAGTCTGGAGCTGCAGATGCCTATCGACAATGTACTTTTGCAGGTAGATCAACCAAGGTTTGTGTTGTACTTTTGCAGGAAGGTCATCCAAGGTTTGTGTTGTACTTTTGCAGGAAG GTCATCCAAGGTTTGTGTTGTACTTTTGCAGGTAGGTCATCCAAGGTTTGTGTTGTACTTTTGCAG GAAGGTCATCCAAGGTTTGTGTTGTACTTTTGCAGGTAGGTCATCCAAGGTTTGTGTTGTACTTTTGCAGGAAG GTCATCCAAGGTTTGTGTTGTACTTTTGCAGGAAGGTCATCCAAGGTTTGTGTTGTAATTTTGCAGGTAGGTCATCCAAGGTTTGTGTTGTACTTTTGCAGGAAGGTCATCCAACGTTTGTGTTGTACTTTTGCAGGTTGGTCATCCAAGGTTTGTGTTGTACTTTTGCAGGAAGGTCATTCAAGGTTTGTGTTGTACTTTTGCAGGTAGGTCATCCAAGGTTTGTGTTGTACTTTTGCAGGAAGGTCATTCAAGGTTTGTGTTGTACTTTTGCAGGTAGGTCATCCAAGGTttgtgttttacttttttataacttcagccaaaatattgatttatga
- the LOC127858134 gene encoding Bardet-Biedl syndrome 7 protein homolog isoform X40 — translation MMEISLTRVDYTQVGVTSPKCLRLLPLAGKTQKAAIADHKGVLEVFSVKKGDAQPVFKTTPGPKINRLELGGPVGGVRERIFVTSGPEVKGYTKKGKNFLTFDTNMSENLLSMYVEGSDLFCCGQFMYNHYRDCKDTNYFLSGDQVNDVICLPTQTVKSITPILACQDRVLRVLTESELLYEVEVPGPPVTLCLFASNGGDDGTEVLFGTSDGRVGLVQIGRDCPSHLWELTNEKRNGGVLCLDNFDITADGVLDLIVGRDDGLVEVYSYDDSDEPIHRHTHTCSESITSVQGGILGTAGYDEIVCSTYAGWVLGLTTEQQTKALGPTEVITSPVAVQKITGLKTDLEQLQQKVMSEREKYQQTAQSTTAISAVPSFHINDKFVLNREDASYTLSLELQMPIDNVLLQVDQPRFVLYFCRKVIQGLCCTFAGRSSKVCVVLLQVGHPRFVLYFCRKVIQGLCCTFAGRSSKVCVVLLQEGHPRFVLYFCRKVIQGLCCNFAGRSSKVCVVLLQEGHPTFVLYFCRLVIQGLCCTFAGRSFKVCVVLLQVGHPRFVLYFCRKVIQGLCCTFAGRSSKVCVLLFYNFSQNIDL, via the exons ATGATGGAAATAAGCCTTACACGCGTTGATTACACCCAG gTTGGTGTAACATCTCCAAAGTGTTTAAGACTTCTGCCATTAGCTGGGAAAACACAAAAG GCAGCAATAGCTGATCACAAAGGTGTTCTAGAAGTGTTTTCTGTCAAGAAAGGAGATGCACAG CCTGTATTCAAGACCACACCTGGCCCCAAAATCAACCGTCTTGAGCTTGGGGGCCCAGTGGGAGGGGTCAGGGAACGGATATTTGTGACCTCTGGACCGGAAGTGAAAGGTTACACAAAGAAGGGGAAGAACTTCCTGACCTTTGACACCAACATGTCAGAGAACCTCCTGTCAAT GTATGTTGAGGGATCAGACCTATTCTGTTGCGGGCAGTTCATGTACAACCACTATCGGGACTGCAAGGATACCAACTACTTCCTGTCTGGGGACCAGGTCAATGATGTCATCTGTTTGCCCACACAGACTGTGAAGTCCATCACCCCAATCCTGGCCTGTCAGGACAGGGTCCTCAGAGTGCTCACG GAGTCCGAGTTGCTGTACGAGGTGGAAGTCCCAGGGCCTCCTGTCACCCTGTGTCTGTTCGCCAGCAACGGAG GGGATGATGGTACAGAGGTGCTGTTTGGGACCTCTGATGGGAGAGTCGGCCTCGTACAGATTGGCAG GGACTGCCCCTCCCATTTGTGGGAACTGACCAATGAGAAGCGTAATGGAGGTGTGCTATGCTTGGACAACTTTGACATCACGGCAGATGGAGTCCTTGACCTTATTGTGGGTCGTGATGACGGGCTGGTGGAGGTGTACAGCTATGATGACTCAGACGAACCCATACACAGGCATACACAT ACTTGTTCAGAAAGCATCACATCAGTACAGGGAGGCATTCTGGGTACAGCAGGATATGACGAGATCGTCTGCTCAACTTACGCTG GCTGGGTGTTAGGCCTGACCACTGAGCAGCAAACTAAAGCCCTGGGACCAACCGAGGTGATCACGTCTCCTGTAGCCGTGCAGAAAATAACAGGCTTGAA GACTGACCTTGAGCAGCTGCAGCAGAAGGTAATGTCAGAGCGGGAAAAGTACCAGCAGACGGCACAGAGCACCACTGCCATCTCTGCGGTCCCCAGCTTCCACATCAACGACAAGTTTGTACTGAATCGCGAGGACGCCAGTTACACTCTCAGTCTGGAGCTGCAGATGCCTATCGACAATGTACTTTTGCAGGTAGATCAACCAAGGTTTGTGTTGTACTTTTGCAGGAAGGTCATCCAAGGTTTGTGTTGTACTTTTGCAGGAAG GTCATCCAAGGTTTGTGTTGTACTTTTGCAGGTAGGTCATCCAAG GTTTGTGTTGTACTTTTGCAGGAAGGTCATCCAAG GTTTGTGTTGTACTTTTGCAGGAAGGTCATCCAAGGTTTGTGTTGTACTTTTGCAGGAAG GTCATCCAAGGTTTGTGTTGTACTTTTGCAGGAAGGTCATCCAAGGTTTGTGTTGTAATTTTGCAGGTAGGTCATCCAAGGTTTGTGTTGTACTTTTGCAGGAAGGTCATCCAACGTTTGTGTTGTACTTTTGCAGGTTGGTCATCCAAGGTTTGTGTTGTACTTTTGCAGGAAGGTCATTCAAGGTTTGTGTTGTACTTTTGCAGGTAGGTCATCCAAGGTTTGTGTTGTACTTTTGCAGGAAGGTCATTCAAGGTTTGTGTTGTACTTTTGCAGGTAGGTCATCCAAGGTttgtgttttacttttttataacttcagccaaaatattgatttatga
- the LOC127858134 gene encoding Bardet-Biedl syndrome 7 protein homolog isoform X29 — protein sequence MMEISLTRVDYTQVGVTSPKCLRLLPLAGKTQKAAIADHKGVLEVFSVKKGDAQPVFKTTPGPKINRLELGGPVGGVRERIFVTSGPEVKGYTKKGKNFLTFDTNMSENLLSMYVEGSDLFCCGQFMYNHYRDCKDTNYFLSGDQVNDVICLPTQTVKSITPILACQDRVLRVLTESELLYEVEVPGPPVTLCLFASNGGDDGTEVLFGTSDGRVGLVQIGRDCPSHLWELTNEKRNGGVLCLDNFDITADGVLDLIVGRDDGLVEVYSYDDSDEPIHRHTHTCSESITSVQGGILGTAGYDEIVCSTYAGWVLGLTTEQQTKALGPTEVITSPVAVQKITGLKTDLEQLQQKVMSEREKYQQTAQSTTAISAVPSFHINDKFVLNREDASYTLSLELQMPIDNVLLQVDQPRFVLYFCRKVIQGLCCTFAGRSSKVCVVLLQEGHPTFVLYFCRKVIQGLCCTFAGRSSKVCVVLLQEGHARYVLYFCRKVIQRLCCTFAGRSSKVCVVLLQVGHPRFVLYFCRKVIQGLCCTFAGRSSKVCVVLLQEGHPRFVLYFCRKVIQGLCCTFAGRSSKVCVVLLQEGHSRFVLYFCR from the exons ATGATGGAAATAAGCCTTACACGCGTTGATTACACCCAG gTTGGTGTAACATCTCCAAAGTGTTTAAGACTTCTGCCATTAGCTGGGAAAACACAAAAG GCAGCAATAGCTGATCACAAAGGTGTTCTAGAAGTGTTTTCTGTCAAGAAAGGAGATGCACAG CCTGTATTCAAGACCACACCTGGCCCCAAAATCAACCGTCTTGAGCTTGGGGGCCCAGTGGGAGGGGTCAGGGAACGGATATTTGTGACCTCTGGACCGGAAGTGAAAGGTTACACAAAGAAGGGGAAGAACTTCCTGACCTTTGACACCAACATGTCAGAGAACCTCCTGTCAAT GTATGTTGAGGGATCAGACCTATTCTGTTGCGGGCAGTTCATGTACAACCACTATCGGGACTGCAAGGATACCAACTACTTCCTGTCTGGGGACCAGGTCAATGATGTCATCTGTTTGCCCACACAGACTGTGAAGTCCATCACCCCAATCCTGGCCTGTCAGGACAGGGTCCTCAGAGTGCTCACG GAGTCCGAGTTGCTGTACGAGGTGGAAGTCCCAGGGCCTCCTGTCACCCTGTGTCTGTTCGCCAGCAACGGAG GGGATGATGGTACAGAGGTGCTGTTTGGGACCTCTGATGGGAGAGTCGGCCTCGTACAGATTGGCAG GGACTGCCCCTCCCATTTGTGGGAACTGACCAATGAGAAGCGTAATGGAGGTGTGCTATGCTTGGACAACTTTGACATCACGGCAGATGGAGTCCTTGACCTTATTGTGGGTCGTGATGACGGGCTGGTGGAGGTGTACAGCTATGATGACTCAGACGAACCCATACACAGGCATACACAT ACTTGTTCAGAAAGCATCACATCAGTACAGGGAGGCATTCTGGGTACAGCAGGATATGACGAGATCGTCTGCTCAACTTACGCTG GCTGGGTGTTAGGCCTGACCACTGAGCAGCAAACTAAAGCCCTGGGACCAACCGAGGTGATCACGTCTCCTGTAGCCGTGCAGAAAATAACAGGCTTGAA GACTGACCTTGAGCAGCTGCAGCAGAAGGTAATGTCAGAGCGGGAAAAGTACCAGCAGACGGCACAGAGCACCACTGCCATCTCTGCGGTCCCCAGCTTCCACATCAACGACAAGTTTGTACTGAATCGCGAGGACGCCAGTTACACTCTCAGTCTGGAGCTGCAGATGCCTATCGACAATGTACTTTTGCAGGTAGATCAACCAAGGTTTGTGTTGTACTTTTGCAGGAAGGTCATCCAAGGTTTGTGTTGTACTTTTGCAGGAAGGTCATCCAAGGTATGTGTTGTACTTTTGCAGGAAGGTCATCCAACGTTTGTGTTGTACTTTTGCAGGAAGGTCATCCAAG GTTTGTGTTGTACTTTTGCAGGAAGGTCATCCAAGGTTTGTGTTGTACTTTTGCAGGAAGGTCATGCAAGGTATGTGTTGTACTTTTGCAGGAAGGTCATCCAACGTTTGTGTTGTACTTTTGCAGGAAGGTCATCCAAGGTTTGTGTTGTACTTTTGCAGGTAGGTCATCCAAGGTTTGTGTTGTACTTTTGCAGGAAGGTCATCCAAGGTTTATGTTGTACTTTTGCAG GAAGGTCATCCAAGGTTTGTGTTGTACTTTTGCAGGAAGGTCATCCAAG GTTTGTGTTGTACTTTTGCAGGAAGGTCATTCAAGGTTTGTGTTGTACTTTTGCAGGTAGGTCATCCAAGGTTTGTGTTGTACTTTTGCAGGAAGGTCATTCAAGGTTTGTGTTGTACTTTTGCAGGTAG
- the LOC127858134 gene encoding Bardet-Biedl syndrome 7 protein homolog isoform X49 has product MMEISLTRVDYTQVGVTSPKCLRLLPLAGKTQKAAIADHKGVLEVFSVKKGDAQPVFKTTPGPKINRLELGGPVGGVRERIFVTSGPEVKGYTKKGKNFLTFDTNMSENLLSMYVEGSDLFCCGQFMYNHYRDCKDTNYFLSGDQVNDVICLPTQTVKSITPILACQDRVLRVLTESELLYEVEVPGPPVTLCLFASNGGDDGTEVLFGTSDGRVGLVQIGRDCPSHLWELTNEKRNGGVLCLDNFDITADGVLDLIVGRDDGLVEVYSYDDSDEPIHRHTHTCSESITSVQGGILGTAGYDEIVCSTYAGWVLGLTTEQQTKALGPTEVITSPVAVQKITGLKTDLEQLQQKVMSEREKYQQTAQSTTAISAVPSFHINDKFVLNREDASYTLSLELQMPIDNVLLQVDQPRFVLYFCRKVIQGLCCTFAGRSSKVCVVLLQEGHPTFVLYFCRKVIQGLCCTFAGRSSKVCVVLLQEGHPRFVLYFCRKVIQGLCCTFAGRSSKVCVVLLQEGHPRFMLYFCRKVIQGLCCTFAGRSSKVCVVLLQVGHPRFVLYFCRKVIQGLCCTFAGRSSKVCVLLFYNFSQNIDL; this is encoded by the exons ATGATGGAAATAAGCCTTACACGCGTTGATTACACCCAG gTTGGTGTAACATCTCCAAAGTGTTTAAGACTTCTGCCATTAGCTGGGAAAACACAAAAG GCAGCAATAGCTGATCACAAAGGTGTTCTAGAAGTGTTTTCTGTCAAGAAAGGAGATGCACAG CCTGTATTCAAGACCACACCTGGCCCCAAAATCAACCGTCTTGAGCTTGGGGGCCCAGTGGGAGGGGTCAGGGAACGGATATTTGTGACCTCTGGACCGGAAGTGAAAGGTTACACAAAGAAGGGGAAGAACTTCCTGACCTTTGACACCAACATGTCAGAGAACCTCCTGTCAAT GTATGTTGAGGGATCAGACCTATTCTGTTGCGGGCAGTTCATGTACAACCACTATCGGGACTGCAAGGATACCAACTACTTCCTGTCTGGGGACCAGGTCAATGATGTCATCTGTTTGCCCACACAGACTGTGAAGTCCATCACCCCAATCCTGGCCTGTCAGGACAGGGTCCTCAGAGTGCTCACG GAGTCCGAGTTGCTGTACGAGGTGGAAGTCCCAGGGCCTCCTGTCACCCTGTGTCTGTTCGCCAGCAACGGAG GGGATGATGGTACAGAGGTGCTGTTTGGGACCTCTGATGGGAGAGTCGGCCTCGTACAGATTGGCAG GGACTGCCCCTCCCATTTGTGGGAACTGACCAATGAGAAGCGTAATGGAGGTGTGCTATGCTTGGACAACTTTGACATCACGGCAGATGGAGTCCTTGACCTTATTGTGGGTCGTGATGACGGGCTGGTGGAGGTGTACAGCTATGATGACTCAGACGAACCCATACACAGGCATACACAT ACTTGTTCAGAAAGCATCACATCAGTACAGGGAGGCATTCTGGGTACAGCAGGATATGACGAGATCGTCTGCTCAACTTACGCTG GCTGGGTGTTAGGCCTGACCACTGAGCAGCAAACTAAAGCCCTGGGACCAACCGAGGTGATCACGTCTCCTGTAGCCGTGCAGAAAATAACAGGCTTGAA GACTGACCTTGAGCAGCTGCAGCAGAAGGTAATGTCAGAGCGGGAAAAGTACCAGCAGACGGCACAGAGCACCACTGCCATCTCTGCGGTCCCCAGCTTCCACATCAACGACAAGTTTGTACTGAATCGCGAGGACGCCAGTTACACTCTCAGTCTGGAGCTGCAGATGCCTATCGACAATGTACTTTTGCAGGTAGATCAACCAAGGTTTGTGTTGTACTTTTGCAGGAAGGTCATCCAAGGTTTGTGTTGTACTTTTGCAGGAAGGTCATCCAAGGTATGTGTTGTACTTTTGCAGGAAGGTCATCCAACGTTTGTGTTGTACTTTTGCAGGAAGGTCATCCAAGGTTTGTGTTGTACTTTTGCAGGTAGGTCATCCAAG GTTTGTGTTGTACTTTTGCAGGAAGGTCATCCAAGGTTTGTGTTGTACTTTTGCAGGAAG GTCATCCAAGGTTTGTGTTGTACTTTTGCAGGTAGGTCATCCAAGGTTTGTGTTGTACTTTTGCAGGAAGGTCATCCAAGGTTTATGTTGTACTTTTGCAG GAAGGTCATCCAAGGTTTGTGTTGTACTTTTGCAGGAAGGTCATCCAAG GTTTGTGTTGTACTTTTGCAGGTAGGTCATCCAAGGTTTGTGTTGTACTTTTGCAGGAAGGTCATTCAAGGTTTGTGTTGTACTTTTGCAGGTAGGTCATCCAAGGTttgtgttttacttttttataacttcagccaaaatattgatttatga